One genomic window of Micropterus dolomieu isolate WLL.071019.BEF.003 ecotype Adirondacks unplaced genomic scaffold, ASM2129224v1 contig_11346, whole genome shotgun sequence includes the following:
- the LOC123965802 gene encoding prolyl 4-hydroxylase subunit alpha-3-like, translating to MKYPTCVYLSLVGLLTVAVIPLSLGEMYTSLLNVKQAISVERKLIDYLKTYIDRELERLEDIQRFYAKVSELHTELYKGSGTAMANPLVAFTLIKRLHSEWLNVVYSNEALENTQALRSSYEKEEADLPKLEDLQGAAKGLMRLQDVYALQVASLVRGRFQRVTNGKPIDIYLPAVSVPLSGDDCFLVGKVAYEQDDYYHSVQWLEESVRLFRGTGGEWSPENEGTLEVALDHLAFSHFKTGNVSYALSLSQELLHHDPMNGRVLQNVEKYEKLLVTSPHKSMRGNGLRRPTSKYLGTRDTYERLCQTQGSQVYITMNHSEHIL from the exons ATGAAGTATCCTACATGTGTTTACTTAAGTTTAGTGGGTCTCCTGACAGTAGCTGTGATTCCCCTGTCTTTGGGTGAAATGTACACGTCGCTGCTGAACGTAAAGCAGGCGATCAGTGTTGAACGGAAGCTGATCGATTACTTGAAAACTTACATTGACCGTGAGTTAGAGAGACTGGAGGACATCCAACG CTTTTATGCCAAAGTTTCAGAACTGCACACTGAACTGTACAAAGGCTCGGGGACTGCAATGGCAAACCCGCTGGTGGCATTCACCCTGATCAAGCGGCTGCATTCAGAGTGGCTGAATGTAGTCTACAGCAACGAAGCCCTGGAGAACACACAAG CCCTCAGGTCCAGTTACGAGAAGGAAGAGGCCGATCTGCCCAAACTAGAAGACCTCCAGGGGGCCGCTAAGGGGCTGATGAGACTGCAGGATGTGTATGCTCTCCAAGTTGCAAGCCTCGTAAGGGGTCGTTTCCAGAGAGTCACGAATGGCAAGCCTATTGATATCTATCTGCCTGCAGTATCTGTCCCACTGTCTGGTGATGACTGCTTTCTGGTTGGAAAG GTGGCCTATGAGCAAGACGACTACTACCACTCAGTGCAGTGGTTGGAGGAGTCGGTGCGTCTCTTCCGGGGAACAGGAGGCGAGTGGAGCCCTGAGAATGAAGGGACTTTGGAAGTTGCTCTGGATCACCTGGCCTTTTCTCACTTTAAA ACAGGAAACGTCTCATATGCTCTCAGTCTATCTCAGGAGTTACTGCATCACG ATCCAATGAATGGAAGAGTTTTGCAGAATGTTGAGAAATACGAGAAGCTGCTGGTTACAAGTCCACACAAATCAATGAGGGGCAATGGGCTGAGGAGACCCACCTCCAAATATTTAGGCACCAGGGACACTTATGAGAGACTCTGCCAGACCCAAGGCTCTCAGGTATACATCACAATGAATCATTCTGAACACATACTGT
- the or95a1 gene encoding odorant receptor 129-1, giving the protein MQNQTEFPGNATSLKNLSMIIKVCVVIPFFCVFLCCIIVMLHIFASHRQFLDTSRYILFAYMLINDTLQLLSSVLLFLFAMGQVKFAIIYCVPLLFISTATFQNTPLILATMSLERYVAIFYPLQRPAAWRSDRIWIIILSLWLISCIYPIIDYSIGAHNPAVDVLSTPVLCKTIVVSSSPIQTLFKVTVSVLFFVVVAFIILFTYVRILLETRKLGQNRVSVSKAMHTVLLHGFQLLLCMLAFTSPITENLIVLHANWLQQDVAFFNYFCFMLIPRFLSPLIYGFRDQSLRGYIGRMFLCCSNKVKPRVRGKLQDNVSTS; this is encoded by the coding sequence ATGCAGAATCAGACTGAATTTCCAGGAAATGCAACTTCCCTCAAAAACCTGTCTATGATAATCAAGGTGTGTGTGGTTATCCCCTTTTTCTGCGTCTTCCTCTGCTGCATTATTGTCATGCTGCACATCTTTGCATCTCACAGGCAGTTCCTGGACACCTCACGTTACATCCTGTTTGCCTACATGCTGATCAATGATACCCTCCAGCTCTTGTCCTCTGTACTGCTCTTCCTCTTTGCCATGGGCCAGGTGAAATTTGCTATTATCTACTGTGTTCCTCTGCTGTTCATTTCCACTGCCACTTTCCAGAACACACCCTTAATCCTGGCCACCATGTCACTGGAGCGTTATGTTGCCATCTTCTATCCTCTGCAGCGCCCAGCTGCCTGGCGCTCAGACCGCATCTGGATCATTATTCTGTCCCTGTGGCTCATCAGCTGTATCTACCCTATCATTGACTACTCCATCGGGGCACATAATCCTGCTGTGGATGTTCTCTCTACTCCTGTGCTTTGCAAAACTATTGTTGTCAGCTCATCTCCAATCCAGACATTGTTCAAAGTTACTGTGAGTGTTCTCTTCTTTGTAGTAGTGGCTTTTATCATCCTCTTTACATATGTGAGAATCCTGCTGGAAACCAGGAAGCTGGGACAAAACAGAGTGTCTGTGAGCAAAGCCATGCACACTGTGCTGCTACACGgctttcagctgctgctgtgcatGTTGGCCTTCACCAGCCCCATCACTGAAAATCTCATAGTGCTGCATGCCAACTGGCTACAACAAGATGTTGCCTTTTTTAATTACTTCTGTTTCATGCTAATTCCACGCTTTCTCAGCCCACTTATCTACGGCTTTAGAGATCAGAGTCTCAGGGGCTACATCGGGAGAATGTTCCTCTGCTGCTCAAATAAAGTCAAACCCCGTGTCAGAGGCAAGCTGCAGGACAATGTATCTACTTCTTGA